The genomic interval GGCTGCGGCGCTTCCGGGAGATGGTCAGCTCGGCGGTGTGAGCCGCGGGCCCTCGTCGCCGCCGGCGACGCGGCCCCTCACAGCGCGAGCTTGTATCCCTCGTGGCTCGCGCGGTAGCCGAGACGGTCGTAGAACCGATGCGCGTCGACGCGGCTCTTGTCGGTGGTGAGCTGCGCGAGGGCCGCACCGTGGTGACGGCCGTACTCGTGGGCCCAGGCGAAGAGGGCCGTCCCGAGACCGCGCCCCCTGGTCGCGCCGGCCAGTCGCACAGACTCGATCAGCAGGCGGGTGGAGCCGCGTCGGGACAGGCACGGGACCAGGGTGAGCTGGAGCGTCCCGCAGACGCCGCCGGAGGCGTCCTCGACCACGGCGAGGAACTGCCGCGGGTCGGCGTCGATCTCCGCGAACGCTGCGAGATACGGGGCGAGGTCCTCCTGCTCGCGTCCGGAGCCGATCATGTCGTCGGCCAGCAGGGCGACGAGCGCCGGCACGTCCTCGGCCTCCGCGCGGCGCACGGTGAAGGTTTCTCCTGCGGCATCGATCGTGTCCATGCGCACAGCGTGCCAGACCCTCGACCGGCTGGGCCCGGGGTCAGCCGTGGATGCGGCCGTCCCGGCTCGTCGCCCTCTCGATGCGGCGGCGATGGGCGCGGCGCCGGCGCGCGCCGCCCACGACCCGCACGAGCATGCGCCGCGCACCGGTGAGGGAGTCCGCGACGAGCGCGACGCCCGTCGTCGAGACCAGCGAGATGAGGAAGACGCCGCCCGCCGTGCCCAGCAGGCCGAGGTGGGCGGCCAGCGTCCACGCGCCCGCCGCCGTGCCCGCGCCGGTGACGAGCTCGCGCAGCGAGAGCGAGCGCACGGCGTGCTCGGTGCGTGCGGCGCGCTCCGGCCGCCGGGCGACGTCCGTCCCCGGTCGGGAGGAGGAGTCCTCGTCCACCGTCTGCGGCCCCAGGTCCAGAGCCCTGGTGTCGATCGCGCGCAGGCGCGAGGTCGCCGTCGCGGTCCGACGGGGGCGGTGGCGGGCGGGCGCTGCGGACTGCGCCGTGGAAGGAGACGCGGACGCGGAGGTGCGCGTCGGCAGCGGGGTCTCGAGGGTGGCGGTCGGCATGGGATCCACCCTCGTGTGCGCGCGGCGTGCGCGGGCGGAGGAGCGGTGGATCGTTCGTGAAGGAATCGCAACACCGGCGCGATCGCCTCATGGACGCATCCTGTCGGCGCGGAGCGAACATCCATCTCGCGCCCAGGCGCGGGGCCTCGCCGCCCGGTAGGCTGGGCGGAAGCGTCCCCGGGCCTCCTCGCCTGCATCGGACGTCCCGGCCATCACGCACTATCGGAGGAGCGCCATGGCACACCACAACATCGTCTTCGGCAAGGACAAGGCCCTCTCGCAGGGCCAGGGCCAGTACGCCCCCTCGCCGGACTTCAGGAGCGACTTCCCCGCGACGGGGCAGGGGACGCAACAGGCGCAGCAGGCACCGGGCCAGCAGGCCCCGGACCTCGAGTCCCTCTACGCGCGCCCCGCCGCGACCGGCCACGACACCGGCCGCATGACCATGCGGGACGCCCTCAACGCGATCACCGCGACGCTCGGCGTCACGATCGTGCTCGGCGTCGTCTTCTGCCTGCTGCCCGTCGCCCTCGGCGTCGTCGGCGGCCCCGAGGCCAAGGACCTGGGCTTCCAGATCGCGATCGGTGCGATGGTCGTCGGGTTCCTCGGCGGCTTCGTCCTGGCCATGGTGAACTCCTTCAAGAAGAAGCCCTCGGCGGCGCTCGTGCTCGCCTACGCCGCGCTCGAGGGAGCGGCGCTCGGCGGCATCAGCGGGCTGCTCAACGAGAGCTTCCACGGCATCGCCCTGCAGGCGGTGGTCGGCACCCTCGCGGTTGCGACCGCAGTTCTCGTACTGTTCCGCGTGGGCGTGCTGCGCACCTCCCCGCTGCTCACCAAGATCTTCGCGGTCGCGATGGTCGCCTATCTGCTGTTCATCTTCGTGAACCTCGGTCTCTCGCTGTTCGCGGGCATCGACCTGCGCACCGGCCTGCTCGGCCTCGTGATCGGCGCGCTCGCCGTCGTCATGGCGGCCTACTCCCTGGTCATGGACTTCGAGGACGTCCAGCGCGGCGTGCGCGCCGGGGTGGACCGCAGCTACGCCTGGCGCTGCGCCTTCGGCATCACCGTGACGCTCGTGTGGATGTACATCGAGATCCTGCGGATCCTCTCGATCCTGCGCAACAACTGACGAGCTGAAGGGCCGACGGACGGGCCCGACTGGCGAGGGGCGACGGATGAGCCCGGCGGACGGCTGACGAGTCCGGCCGCGCCTGTCGGCCCCGCCTGTCGACCCGGCCCGTCGGCCGACGAGGAGAGCGTGTGGAGACCTGGACCTGGCTCGTCGAGCACATCGTGCTCGTCGCGCCGTACGTCGCCCTCGTCCTCGACGTCATCCTGCGCGTGACCGCGGTGCTCGTGGTCCCGCGCAACCGCCGCCCCGGGAGCGCCTTCGCGTGGCTGCTGGCGATCATGGTCTTCCCGCTCGTCGGCTTCCCGCTTTTCCTGCTGCTGGGCAACACGCAGCTGCCGCGCAAGCGGCGCCGGAAGCAGGTCGTGGTCAACCGCCTCATGAAGGTGCGCGCGCACGACATCCCCGACAGCGACCTCGACGAGGACAGCCCGAGCTGGCTGCAGTCCGCCGTCGCCCTCAACCGCGAGCTCGGCGCGTA from Brachybacterium kimchii carries:
- a CDS encoding GNAT family N-acetyltransferase, with product MDTIDAAGETFTVRRAEAEDVPALVALLADDMIGSGREQEDLAPYLAAFAEIDADPRQFLAVVEDASGGVCGTLQLTLVPCLSRRGSTRLLIESVRLAGATRGRGLGTALFAWAHEYGRHHGAALAQLTTDKSRVDAHRFYDRLGYRASHEGYKLAL
- a CDS encoding Bax inhibitor-1/YccA family protein — its product is MAHHNIVFGKDKALSQGQGQYAPSPDFRSDFPATGQGTQQAQQAPGQQAPDLESLYARPAATGHDTGRMTMRDALNAITATLGVTIVLGVVFCLLPVALGVVGGPEAKDLGFQIAIGAMVVGFLGGFVLAMVNSFKKKPSAALVLAYAALEGAALGGISGLLNESFHGIALQAVVGTLAVATAVLVLFRVGVLRTSPLLTKIFAVAMVAYLLFIFVNLGLSLFAGIDLRTGLLGLVIGALAVVMAAYSLVMDFEDVQRGVRAGVDRSYAWRCAFGITVTLVWMYIEILRILSILRNN